Proteins from a single region of Nerophis ophidion isolate RoL-2023_Sa linkage group LG08, RoL_Noph_v1.0, whole genome shotgun sequence:
- the sec31b gene encoding protein transport protein Sec31A isoform X1 — translation MRLKEIQRTAQQAWSPAGHHPICLALGTSAQQLDASFNTTAALEIFEMDFADPSLDMKLKGSLCTSNRLHSLVWVNFGMGADGTGGRLVGGSENGTLTIYNPEAIVNSGAEAILGECNKHSGPVRALDFNPFQSNLLASGANDSEIYIWDLNNFSSPMTPGAKAQPAEDVSVVSWNRQVQHILASANPSGKAVVWDLRKNEPIIKISDHSNKMHCSGMMWHPEVATQLVLASEDDRLPVIQMWDLRFATSPLKVLENHTRGILSISWSQADSELLLSSAKDNRILCWNPNTAEVIYELPTTNQWCFDVQWCPRNPALLSAASFDGKITVYSVMGGSLKAQQQNAADKISSSFDTMDPFGTGQVLPPLQVPQPTVQDTIVPPLKKPPKWVRRPVGATFAFGGKLITFENPKPPAVQSPQPVPRQVFVSQVTTETEFLQRSRELQVALQSGSFNNYCQAKIHSAKSEAEQDIWKFLLVNFEDEARIKFLRLLGFSKEELEKKISKCLGKNFQPNGHAVDAEDLAKKMLQLSSERSDEADAVADARTSGCASPADFFSQNPKANFQIPISCDTNGLISQALLVGNFEGAVDLCLSDNRYAEAILLSISGGEELLKKTQQKYLSKQRNSVSMLISSVVTQNWKDIVQSCELDNWKEALAALLTYAHPEEFARLCDTLGGRLEREGTEKHCLQACLCYICSGNLERLVECWALHRDCSSPLGLEDLVEKVMMLRKSIERLRNSEVGVQSPLLAEKLTCYAGILAAEGSLATAMAYLPENSDQAGITMLRNRLFHAQGEAGVKPQLPNAAKLNAASHAPAQKAQMMNQYQPLPPHHHPQQQQPPVPASSVFKPQVPPSSSGPGLPPFSHVLPPSASRPAMSPPYPQHLAQVPGYVPHQQFQPPPMGGPSIFPPPGPCMPAANLSGPPLQPSSSAPGGLPPMPSPGVPPTSFMPSTSLPPGPMPSSSQPGAPVPMYPGALPNQGPMPHMATGPYAPLGSCYPQGGPGAPAAKPFAGSAVAPPPAGFFPWLNSQFEDQAAQDGWNDPPAVRGGPRKKKQIPDNYTPPVPITAPVMGFPMEAPQPHNHTQVPPGAPQEPSVQLLQQLPAERVEQKEIPAEHMVLKSTFDSLVQRCQLAAGDPQTKRKLDDAAKRLGCLYDKLREHSLSHNILNGLHEIGRCVASHNYQRGLEVHTQVVSSSNFSEISAFMPILKVVMTIANKLGV, via the exons ATGAGGCTGAAGGAGATCCAGAGGACTGCCCAGCAGGCGTGGAGTCCAGCCGGACACCATCCCATCTGCCTGGCGCTAG GCACATCAGCACAGCAGCTTGACGCCTCCTTCAACACCACAGCGGCCCTGGAGATATTTGAGATGGACTTTGCAGACCCCTCCCTGGACATGAAGCTAAAGGGCTCACTGTGCACCTCCAACAG GTTGCACAGTCTTGTGTGGGTCAACTTCGGAATGGGAGCAGACGGCACAGGAGGCAGGCTCGTGGGCGGCAGTGAAAACGGCACCTTAACAATTTATAACCCCGAGGCCATCGTAAACTCGGGGGCGGAGGCCATTTTGGGAGAGTGCAACAAACACTCAGGACCCGTGCGAGCGCTCGATTTCAACCCTTTCCAG AGTAACCTCCTAGCATCCGGAGCGAATGATTCAGAGATTTATATTTGGGATCTGAACAACTTCAGCAGCCCGATGACGCCAGGAGCAAAAGCACAG CCCGCAGAGGATGTCAGCGTGGTGTCCTGGAACCGGCAGGTGCAGCACATCCTGGCCTCGGCCAACCCCAGCGGGAAAGCCGTGGTGTGGGACTTGAGGAAAAACGAGCCAATCATCAAGATCAGCGACCACAGCAACAAG ATGCACTGTTCTGGGATGATGTGGCACCCTGAGGTGGCCACTCAGTTGGTGCTGGCCTCGGAGGACGACCGCCTCCCCGTCATCCAGATGTGGGACCTGCGTTTTGCCACGTCGCCTCTCAAAGTGCTTGAAAATCACACGCG GGGAATTCTGTCCATCTCCTGGAGCCAGGCTGACTCCGAGCTCCTGCTCAGTAGTGCAAAGGACAATCGCATCCTCTGCTGGAATCCAAATACTGCAGAG GTTATCTACGAGCTTCCCACAACCAACCAGTGGTGTTTCGACGTCCAATGGTGTCCCAGGAATCCCGCTCTGCTTTCGGCAGCCTCGTTTGACGGCAAAATCACCGTCTACTCTGTAATGGGAGGGAGCTTGAAGGCGCAACAGCAAAACGCCGCAGACAAG ATCTCTTCATCCTTTGATACGATGGATCCCTTTGGAACAGGCCAGGTGCTTCCTCCCCTGCAGGTTCCTCAGCCTACGGTGCAGGACACCATCGTCCCCCCTCTAAAGAAGCCCCCCAAGTGGGTGCGCAGGCCGGTCGGGGCCACCTTTGCT TTTGGCGGTAAGCTGATAACGTTTGAGAATCCCAAGCCGCCCGCGGTGCAAAGCCCCCAGCCCGTCCCCAGACAGGTGTTTGTCAGCCAGGTTACCACGGAAACAGAGTTCCTGCAGCGCTCCAGGGAGCTCCAGGTGGCTCTGCAGTCAGGCTCTTTCAACAACTACTGCCAGGCCAAGATCCACAGTGCTAAGTCGGAGGCCGAGCAGGACATATGGAAGTTCCTCCTG GTGAATTTCGAAGATGAAGCTCGCATTAAATTCCTCAGACTTTTGGGTTTCAGTAAGGAGGAACTGGAAAAAAAG ATTTCCAAATGCTTGGGGAAGAATTTTCAACCCAATGGACACGCCGTGGATGCGGAGGACTTGGCTAAAAAGATGTTGCAGCTGTCCTCTGAG AGATCTGACGAAGCAGATGCAGTAGCTGATGCCAGAACGTCAGGCTGTGCTTCACCCGCAGACTTTTTCAGCCAGAACCCAAAAGCAAATTTCCAAATCCCAATTTCCTGTG ACACCAACGGTTTGATAAGCCAAGCACTGCTTGTCGGCAACTTTGAGGGAGCCGTGGATTTGTGTCTGAGCGACAACCGCTACGCCGAAGCCATCCTGTTGTCCATCAGCGGCGGAGAGGAGCTGCTCAAGAAGACGCAGCAGAAATACCTGAGCAAGCAAAGAAACAGTGTCTCCATG CTGATATCGTCAGTGGTGACCCAGAACTGGAAAGACATTGTGCAAAGCTGCGAGCTGGACAACTGGAAGGAGGCTCTCGCCGCGCTCCTCACCTACGCTCACCCGGAAGAATTTGCACGTCTGTGCG ATACTCTGGGAGGCCGTTTGGAGCGAGAGGGGACCGAGAAACACTGCCTGCAGGCCTGTCTGTGCTACATCTGCTCTGGAAACCTTGAAAGGCTGGTGGAATGCTGGGCCTTGCACAGGGACTGCTCCTCTCCTCTCGGTTTAGAG GACCTAGTGGAAAAAGTCATGATGTTGCGCAAGTCCATCGAGCGCCTTCGCAACAGCGAGGTGGGGGTCCAGAGCCCCTTGCTGGCCGAAAAGCTGACTTGCTACGCCGGCATCTTGGCAGCAGAGGGCAGCCTGGCCACGGCCATGGCCTACTTGCCGGAGAACTCTGATCAA GCTGGGATCACTATGCTGCGAAACAGACTGTTCCATGCTCAGGGAGAGGCTGGAGTCAAACCGCAGCTTCCAAACGCAGCCAAGCTCAACGCTGCTTCTCATGCGCCTGCACAGAAAGCACAAATGATG AATCAGTATCAGCCccttcctcctcatcatcatccgcagcagcagcagcctcCCGTGCCTGCATCCTCTGTGTTCAAACCTCAAGTTCCTCCAAGCAGTTCCGGGCCGGGCCTTCCACCCTTTTCTCACGTGCTGCCTCCAAGTGCCAGCCGGCCGGCCATGAGCCCCCCATACCCCCAACATCTGGCTCAAGTCCCAG GTTACGTTCCTCATCAACAATTCCAGCCTCCGCCCATGGGCGGACCCTCAATCTTCCCTCCTCCTGGCCCCTGTATGCCAGCTGCCAACTTATCAGGACCTCCGTTACAGCCTTCGTCCTCTGCTCCAGGGGGGCTGCCCCCTATGCCCAGCCCGGGGGTTCCTCCAACAAGCTTCATGCCTTCTACCTCCTTGCCACCAGGCCCCATGCCATCCAGCTCCCAACCCGGAGCCCCGGTCCCCATGTACCCCGGGGCTCTTCCAAACCAGGGACCAATGCCCCACATGGCAACCGGTCCCTACGCCCCTCTTGGATCATGTTACCCGCAAGGGGGGCCCGGAGCTCCTGCTGCAAAGCCTTTTGCAGGCTctgctgtggctcctcctcctgcGG GCTTCTTTCCTTGGCTGAATTCTCAGTTTGAAGACCAAG CAGCCCAAGACGGCTGGAATGACCCCCCAGCGGTACGAGGGGGACCCAGGAAGAAGAAG CAGATTCCTGACAATTACACCCCACCCGTCCCCATCACCGCCCCTGTCATGGGATTCCCAATGGAGGCCCCTCAACCACACAACCACACCCAGGTGCCCCCCGGAGCCCCTCAGGAACCCAGCGTGCAG CTCCTTCAGCAGCTGCCAGCAGAGAGGGTGGAGCAAAAGGAGATCCCCGCCGAACACATGGTGCTCAAATCTACTTTCGACAGCCTGGTGCAACGGTGCCAGCTTGCAGCAGGGGACCCG CAAACCAAGAGGAAGCTTGATGACGCTGCCAAGCGTTTGGGATGCCTGTACGACAAGCTGAGGGAGCACTCG CTCTCCCACAACATCCTGAACGGCCTACACGAGATCGGCCGCTGCGTGGCGAGCCACAACTACCAGCGCGGCCTGGAGGTGCACACCCAGGTGGTGAGCAGCAGCAACTTCAGCGAGATCTCCGCCTTCATGCCCATCCTCAAAGTCGTCATGACCATCGCCAACAAGCTGGGCGTATAA